From the Bubalus kerabau isolate K-KA32 ecotype Philippines breed swamp buffalo chromosome 2, PCC_UOA_SB_1v2, whole genome shotgun sequence genome, one window contains:
- the LOC129643468 gene encoding uncharacterized protein LOC129643468 isoform X3: MTARTWSSTRRGRGDQGTFHCAGPHRSLPSAPRTAEPKPEPEPEPEPSQLRAAAPVAACVSPLPENHAGLIHQRILYETELEKDGNRDS, encoded by the exons ATGACAGCTCGGACTTGGTCTTCAACCCGCAGGGGCCGGGGAGACCAGGGGACCTTCCATTGTGCGGGGCCCCACCGTTCCCTCCCCTCCGCTCCCCGCACAGCCGAGCCAAAGCCGGAGCCCGAGCCGGAGCCGGAGCCGTCACAGCTCCGGGCCGCAGCTCCCGTCGCCGCCTGTGTCTCCCCTTTGCCCGAG AATCACGCTGGCTTGATTCATCAGCGGATATTATACGAAACAGAGCTGGAAAAAGATGGAAATAGAG
- the LOC129643468 gene encoding uncharacterized protein LOC129643468 isoform X2: MTARTWSSTRRGRGDQGTFHCAGPHRSLPSAPRTAEPKPEPEPEPEPSQLRAAAPVAACVSPLPENHAGLIHQRILYETELEKDGNRGGFFTS, encoded by the exons ATGACAGCTCGGACTTGGTCTTCAACCCGCAGGGGCCGGGGAGACCAGGGGACCTTCCATTGTGCGGGGCCCCACCGTTCCCTCCCCTCCGCTCCCCGCACAGCCGAGCCAAAGCCGGAGCCCGAGCCGGAGCCGGAGCCGTCACAGCTCCGGGCCGCAGCTCCCGTCGCCGCCTGTGTCTCCCCTTTGCCCGAG AATCACGCTGGCTTGATTCATCAGCGGATATTATACGAAACAGAGCTGGAAAAAGATGGAAATAGAG gcggattctttaccagctga
- the LOC129643468 gene encoding putative protein FAM172B isoform X1 has translation MEIEWLPVTQKLSFQKFIEQSDLLEELKYDFNEKAELRHTETHGPFAFNYYKNVLERNSKRYWALGHLLEQYIYELLEKVCKLQKVYIPPEADKEPRSFFFMSERALSNHHSALLVLLQDHGVFRAGQWSQQAIIHHGLQHGSQIPCIQMALQAHYDVIVLNPNDNFVDQQTGEEWKGLLTQNGEFSSRKMVQTKSFFSLQESLQCIPKRCSNTPEEHMAYIWDYFISKTEGKDVAFIVHGYGGLVFMDLLVRKKWDVMSKVYAVALIDSEHHVGHQLGSDVQLLEWIKQHCREWVTSPKPLDKPATTVLKKEFPIVSAGTEKHNLAPSSSLQSIFKYFRKALKAKAANFSRVSIVTRSSTKRKQSA, from the exons ATGGAAATAGAG TGGTTACCAGTGACTCAGAAACTGAGCTTCCAAAAATTTATTGAACAATCTGACTTACTAGAAGAACTTAAATATGACTTCAATGAAAAAGCTGAATTGAGACACACCGAGACACATGGGCCTTTTGCCTTTAACTATTATAAAAATGTCCTGGAGAGGAATAGCAAGCGCTACTGGGCCCTTGGCCATTTGCTTGAACAATACATTTATGAACTTTTGGAGAAAGTGTGCAAATTACAAAAAGTATATATCCCACCAGAGGCTGATAAGGAACCAAGAAGCTTCTTTTTCATGAGTGAGAGAGCGTTATCAAATCATCACTCTGCTCTTCTTGTCCTCCTTCAAGACCACGGGGTCTTTAGAGCTGGTCAGTGGAGTCAGCAAGCAATAATACACCATGGTCTCCAGCATGGAAGTCAGATACCATGTATTCAAATGGCATTGCAGGCACATTATGATGTAATTGTGCTAAACCCCAATGACAATTTTGTGGACCAGCAGACAGGAGAAGAGTGGAAAGGCCTTTTAACACAAAATGGTGAGTTCTCTTCCAGAAAAATGGTTCAGACAaagagctttttctctctccaggaGTCTCTCCAATGTATTCCAAAAAGATGCAGCAACACCCCTGAAGAACACATGGCTTATATTTGGGATTACTTCATatcaaagactgaaggcaaggatGTTGCCTTCATTGTACATGGTTATGGAGGCTTGGTTTTTATGGACTTGCTTGTTCGTAAAAAGTGGGATGTGATGAGCAAAGTATACGCTGTTGCACTTATTGACTCTGAACATCATGTAGGACACCAGTTGGGAAGTGATGTCCAGTTATTAGAATGGATAAAGCAGCACTGCCGTGAATGGGTGACAAGTCCGAAGCCTTTGGATAAACCTGCAACGACCGTTTTGAAAAAGGAGTTTCCTATAGTTTCTGCTGGTACAGAAAAACACAACTTAGCCCCTTCCTCTAGCCTTCAgtcaatttttaaatactttagaaAAGCTTTGAAAGCCAAAGCAGCTAATTTCTCTCGAGTGTCCATAGTGACTAGAAGCTccacaaaaagaaagcaaagtgctTAA